A window of the Thalassoglobus sp. JC818 genome harbors these coding sequences:
- a CDS encoding VCBS repeat-containing protein → MRHFAICLGIYLLSVAPAIGEHPVKFDVRWLAVDANEGCAVADFDGDGLLDVAAGRFWFRNGDWVARPVRGFEDVNGYVHSNGDFVHDVNGDGRPDVVAGGFFQTEVYWYENPGSEQLKQGFQWPKHLLVDTGFGQNEASFLHDFDKDGVPEWVSNSWNKDNPLIVWKFSTETQTAPGKGGATLEIEVPVLTRNLICETGQGHGFGIGDINNDGRDDILTGTGWHECPEGDPLVGQWRYHADWEAHWSDPVIVRDMNQDGRNDVVWGNPHDFGLMISYAEEVGEDGKIAFRTEVIDDEFSQLHCIHFADLDGDGREELISGKRVRAHNGRDPGGMDPPLICYYTIDEQGHFEKHIIESGTVGIGLQIRTADLEGDGDIDIVVAGKDGTQVLLNKSK, encoded by the coding sequence ATGAGACACTTTGCAATCTGTCTGGGGATTTACTTGTTGTCAGTGGCGCCTGCGATTGGTGAACACCCAGTCAAATTTGATGTGCGGTGGTTGGCCGTGGACGCCAATGAAGGGTGCGCCGTCGCAGACTTCGATGGTGATGGTCTGCTGGATGTCGCGGCAGGTCGCTTCTGGTTCCGCAACGGAGACTGGGTCGCCCGACCGGTTCGTGGGTTTGAAGATGTGAACGGGTACGTTCACTCCAACGGCGATTTCGTCCATGACGTGAATGGCGATGGGCGGCCAGACGTCGTGGCTGGTGGGTTCTTCCAAACTGAGGTTTACTGGTACGAGAATCCTGGAAGCGAACAGCTGAAGCAAGGTTTTCAGTGGCCGAAACATCTGCTTGTCGATACCGGATTCGGTCAGAACGAAGCCAGCTTTCTTCACGACTTTGATAAAGATGGAGTTCCGGAGTGGGTGTCAAACTCGTGGAACAAAGACAATCCGTTGATCGTCTGGAAGTTCAGCACAGAGACTCAAACTGCTCCTGGCAAGGGTGGGGCAACGCTCGAGATTGAGGTCCCAGTGTTGACTCGGAATCTGATCTGTGAAACCGGGCAGGGACACGGATTCGGAATCGGAGATATCAACAACGATGGGCGTGACGACATCCTGACTGGCACCGGCTGGCATGAGTGTCCGGAAGGTGATCCACTGGTCGGTCAATGGCGATACCACGCGGATTGGGAAGCTCATTGGAGCGATCCTGTGATCGTGCGAGACATGAATCAGGACGGACGGAATGACGTCGTCTGGGGGAATCCGCATGACTTCGGTTTGATGATCTCCTATGCAGAAGAAGTCGGAGAAGACGGCAAGATCGCGTTTCGAACAGAAGTGATCGACGACGAATTCTCACAACTCCACTGCATTCACTTTGCTGATCTCGACGGAGATGGACGGGAGGAGTTGATTTCCGGCAAGCGTGTGCGTGCTCACAACGGACGGGATCCGGGTGGAATGGATCCTCCGCTCATCTGCTACTACACGATCGACGAACAGGGTCACTTCGAAAAGCACATCATCGAGAGCGGCACAGTCGGGATTGGATTGCAGATTCGAACGGCTGATCTTGAGGGTGATGGAGACATCGATATCGTCGTGGCAGGCAAGGATGGGACGCAGGTACTGCTGAACAAATCGAAGTGA
- the lexA gene encoding transcriptional repressor LexA codes for MGDQSKLTPRQQAIYEFIKDRIVNRGYGPTVREIGGSFGIKSPNGVMCHLKALEKKGLITREQNMSRAIRLTESIGRDKVTLPLAGQIAAGSPTLAVEDLEEIDFAHLFNDDDHFCLKVRGESMIEDHIADGDFAVIRKQSTAHQGEIVAALVDGEEATLKHFYREDGRFRLEPANSLMSPIFSSNVEVLGVLVGVIRNY; via the coding sequence ATGGGCGATCAGTCTAAGCTCACGCCTCGTCAGCAGGCGATTTATGAGTTCATCAAAGATCGAATTGTGAATCGCGGTTACGGTCCAACCGTGCGGGAGATTGGTGGGAGTTTTGGGATCAAGTCGCCCAACGGTGTGATGTGTCACCTTAAAGCCCTCGAGAAGAAAGGGCTCATCACGCGTGAGCAGAACATGTCTCGAGCGATTCGATTGACGGAATCGATTGGTCGGGACAAAGTGACGTTGCCGCTGGCTGGGCAGATTGCAGCTGGTTCACCGACTCTCGCTGTGGAAGATCTGGAAGAGATCGATTTCGCGCATCTCTTTAACGACGATGATCATTTCTGTCTGAAAGTCCGCGGCGAATCGATGATCGAGGATCATATCGCTGACGGTGATTTTGCGGTGATCCGAAAGCAGTCGACTGCTCATCAGGGAGAGATTGTGGCTGCGCTGGTGGATGGCGAAGAAGCGACTCTCAAACATTTCTATCGCGAAGACGGACGTTTCCGTCTGGAGCCTGCCAACTCGTTGATGAGCCCCATCTTTTCCAGCAACGTCGAGGTTCTTGGCGTTCTCGTGGGAGTCATCAGGAACTATTGA
- a CDS encoding ATP-dependent Clp protease ATP-binding subunit, giving the protein MYERFTDRARKVMQLANQEAQRFNHEYIGTEHILLGLVKEGSGVAANVLKNLDVDLRKIRLEVEKIVQSGPDLVTMGKLPQTPRAKKVIEYAMEEARNLNHNYVGTEHLLLGLLREQEGVAAQVLMNLGLKLEDVREEVLNLLGHGLEGAEQSERGGGTAAKGAKSKTPALDSFGRDLTELARQSKLDPVIGRSDEIERVTQVLCRRQKNNPVLLGEAGVGKTAIVEGFAQMVVDGNVPELLRDRRIVVLDLAMMVAGTKYRGQFEERIKAVMNEVRRAKNVILFIDELHTLVGAGGAEGAIDASNVLKPALSRGELQCIGATTLDEYRKYIEKDAALERRFQMVLVDPPGKSQAVEILKGLRDRYEQHHKVQYTDDALEKSVELSSRYITGRCLPDKAIDVIDEAGARVRLKSMVRPPDLKELEEDIERLNTQKEEAVANQDFEKAANLRDQADKLKKKKESITSEWRQKSQETDGVVDAEVISEVVAKMTGVPLTRLSSEDTVRLLEMEKVMHERVVSQDEAIKLVCKAVRRSRSGLKDPKRPTATFLFSGPTGVGKTLLAKTLAEFMFGDEEALVQIDMSEYQERHNISRLIGAPPGYVGYEEGGQLTEKIRRRPYAVVLLDEIEKAHPDIYNMLLQIMEEGHLTDSFGRKVDFKNVILIMTTNVGAKSIANSAFGFGGQNEDAAHDDMKKNVMAEVSKRFKPEFIGRLDEVVVFHKLTDNDMKSIIDFELKKVRERLAERGLLLELTDEAKQLIVDKSKSDQGERDHTDYGARPLRRAVEIYVEDPLAEELLRGQFDGKNQIKVSVREVGGEKQLDFQGDYRESSSSEDLAPVGASDSNESDA; this is encoded by the coding sequence ATGTACGAACGATTTACCGATCGAGCCCGCAAGGTGATGCAACTCGCAAACCAGGAAGCTCAACGGTTCAATCATGAATATATCGGGACTGAGCACATTCTGCTTGGTCTTGTCAAAGAGGGTTCAGGTGTTGCAGCGAACGTGCTGAAGAATCTGGATGTCGACCTGCGAAAGATTCGGCTCGAAGTCGAAAAGATCGTTCAGTCTGGTCCTGATCTCGTCACGATGGGAAAGCTGCCACAGACTCCTCGTGCGAAAAAAGTGATCGAGTACGCGATGGAAGAAGCGCGGAACTTGAATCACAACTACGTTGGAACAGAGCACCTTTTGCTGGGATTGCTGCGTGAGCAAGAGGGAGTCGCTGCTCAGGTTTTGATGAATCTCGGTTTGAAGTTGGAAGATGTCCGGGAAGAAGTCTTGAACTTGCTCGGCCATGGACTCGAAGGTGCCGAGCAGTCAGAGCGTGGCGGCGGAACTGCTGCCAAAGGAGCCAAGAGTAAGACTCCGGCTCTCGACAGCTTCGGACGTGATCTCACCGAACTCGCTCGTCAGAGCAAGCTTGATCCAGTGATCGGTCGATCAGACGAAATTGAACGCGTGACTCAGGTGCTCTGCCGTCGTCAGAAAAACAATCCTGTTCTCCTCGGAGAGGCAGGTGTTGGTAAGACAGCAATCGTCGAAGGTTTCGCCCAGATGGTTGTCGATGGCAACGTTCCAGAGTTGCTTCGCGATCGACGAATTGTCGTCCTCGACCTGGCGATGATGGTCGCTGGAACGAAGTATCGTGGACAGTTTGAAGAGCGCATCAAAGCTGTGATGAACGAAGTTCGTCGCGCCAAGAATGTGATCCTCTTCATCGACGAATTGCACACACTCGTCGGAGCTGGGGGCGCTGAGGGAGCGATCGATGCTTCCAATGTGTTGAAGCCAGCCCTGAGTCGCGGTGAGCTGCAGTGTATCGGTGCGACGACACTCGATGAGTATCGTAAGTACATCGAAAAAGATGCTGCTCTCGAACGACGATTCCAGATGGTACTCGTCGATCCTCCCGGCAAGAGTCAGGCTGTCGAGATCCTCAAAGGACTCCGCGACCGATATGAGCAGCACCATAAGGTTCAGTACACCGACGATGCTCTCGAAAAGTCTGTTGAGCTTTCAAGCCGATACATCACCGGACGCTGTCTGCCAGATAAGGCGATCGACGTGATCGACGAAGCTGGTGCTCGTGTTCGACTCAAGTCGATGGTTCGACCACCGGACTTGAAAGAACTCGAAGAAGACATCGAGCGACTGAATACTCAAAAAGAGGAAGCAGTTGCCAATCAGGATTTTGAGAAGGCCGCGAATCTTCGTGATCAGGCGGACAAGCTCAAAAAGAAGAAAGAGTCAATCACCAGCGAGTGGCGACAAAAGTCACAGGAGACAGATGGTGTCGTTGACGCCGAAGTCATCTCTGAAGTTGTCGCGAAAATGACTGGAGTGCCGCTCACACGACTTTCCAGCGAAGACACTGTGCGTCTGCTGGAGATGGAAAAGGTGATGCACGAGCGAGTGGTCAGCCAGGACGAAGCGATCAAGCTCGTCTGTAAAGCTGTCCGTCGTAGCCGTAGTGGATTGAAAGATCCCAAGCGGCCAACCGCAACATTCCTGTTCTCCGGACCAACCGGGGTCGGAAAAACGTTGCTCGCGAAAACACTCGCCGAGTTCATGTTCGGCGATGAGGAAGCACTCGTTCAAATCGACATGAGTGAGTATCAGGAGCGACACAACATCAGTCGTCTGATCGGTGCCCCTCCGGGATATGTCGGTTACGAAGAAGGAGGTCAACTGACCGAAAAAATTCGTCGACGTCCTTACGCGGTTGTGTTGCTCGACGAAATCGAGAAAGCACACCCGGACATCTACAACATGCTGTTGCAGATCATGGAAGAAGGACATCTGACGGACAGCTTTGGTCGTAAGGTCGACTTTAAGAACGTGATCCTCATCATGACCACCAACGTTGGTGCGAAATCGATTGCAAACTCTGCATTCGGATTCGGCGGACAGAACGAAGATGCTGCTCATGATGACATGAAGAAAAACGTCATGGCTGAAGTGAGCAAACGCTTCAAGCCGGAGTTCATCGGTCGACTTGATGAAGTTGTCGTCTTCCACAAACTGACCGACAACGACATGAAATCGATCATCGACTTCGAACTCAAGAAGGTCCGGGAACGGCTTGCCGAACGCGGATTGCTGCTTGAGTTGACCGATGAAGCGAAACAGCTGATTGTCGACAAGAGTAAATCAGATCAGGGTGAGCGAGATCACACCGATTACGGTGCTCGTCCGCTTCGCCGTGCCGTCGAGATTTACGTCGAAGATCCATTGGCTGAAGAGTTGCTCCGAGGTCAATTCGACGGAAAGAATCAGATCAAAGTCTCTGTTCGCGAAGTCGGTGGCGAGAAGCAACTCGACTTCCAGGGTGACTATAGGGAATCATCATCTTCTGAAGACCTTGCTCCTGTCGGAGCGAGTGATTCAAACGAATCTGATGCCTGA
- a CDS encoding DEAD/DEAH box helicase produces MTSNSGEVPSIDRGDLVSLYLDQIPFDPYPVQEEALLSWFSDTEGILLCAPTGTGKTLIAEAAMFEALHTGKVAYYTTPLIALSEQKFDELQAAAVRWGFSPDSVGLITGNRRVNPDAPIRVVVAEILLNRLLSQTEFDFDQVSSVVMDEFHSFNDPERGVVWELSLALLPQHVRLMLLSATVGNAVEFLMWLRKEHNRKVQLIQSSDRKVPLSFHWVGDALLSEQLEQMQDGTDVTKRTPALVFCFNRQECWTIAETLKGKSLLASGQQKQLAARLDEWDWKVGAGPKLKQLLMRGVGVHHAGMLPKYRRRVEKLFQEKLLSVCLCTETLAAGINLPARSVVLTSLLKGPPGKKKVVDASSAHQIFGRAGRPQFDDAGYVFAMAHEDDVKIARWKAQYDQIPEDTKDPNLIRMKKKLKKKMPTRRKNEQYWNEDQFQSVIAAPPANLSSRGDLPWRLLGYLLKISPEVSRIRKFAHKRLLPPKQKEKVDSRLTQLLSTLYSGGFIDLEPEPPEHVKRVFRDWPIPEISIETTDSFETAAEDDGFGAGLLEDKESAPESELNEEQSAEAEVEQAEDESETEASVGTFGALLQEALSTNSESDETSKESVPKVDHPSQADERKDYLPVAATPTDRIDLLLSFRGCHPLYGTFLLDHLGIADTAERIQILESLLEVPGSVVPLVRVPPPSELPPGPLARFRIDKELISRGLATQSDLDPDSAEPELDNFGREIRKYALPLGDKLRRLFDSDYPGIQDLRTRAVWIVGDLLHDGGDFHKYVTSRDLTKQEGVIFRHLLRMILLCQEFTQTCPVGADQDEWVAELDSISERLTETCREVDPESTDKALESMNDLPDVVQGSST; encoded by the coding sequence GTGACATCCAATTCTGGAGAAGTGCCGTCCATTGATCGTGGAGATCTGGTTTCGCTCTATCTTGATCAGATTCCGTTCGATCCTTATCCCGTCCAGGAGGAAGCTCTCCTCTCCTGGTTTTCAGACACGGAAGGAATTCTCCTCTGTGCTCCCACCGGAACGGGAAAGACGCTGATCGCTGAAGCAGCGATGTTCGAAGCACTACATACCGGGAAGGTCGCTTATTACACAACGCCCTTGATTGCGCTATCGGAACAGAAGTTTGATGAGCTTCAGGCAGCAGCTGTCCGCTGGGGATTTTCTCCGGATTCAGTTGGTCTGATCACCGGAAATCGAAGAGTGAATCCAGACGCTCCGATCCGGGTTGTCGTGGCGGAGATCCTCTTAAACCGACTGCTGAGCCAAACGGAGTTTGACTTCGATCAGGTCAGTTCGGTCGTGATGGATGAGTTTCACAGCTTCAATGATCCAGAGCGCGGAGTTGTCTGGGAACTTTCACTGGCACTTCTGCCCCAGCACGTGCGGTTGATGCTGCTTTCCGCGACAGTCGGAAACGCCGTTGAGTTTCTCATGTGGTTGCGCAAGGAGCACAATCGCAAAGTGCAGTTGATACAGAGTTCCGATCGTAAGGTTCCGTTGAGTTTTCATTGGGTGGGTGATGCACTGCTCTCTGAACAGCTTGAACAGATGCAGGACGGAACCGACGTCACGAAGCGAACTCCGGCGCTGGTCTTCTGTTTCAATAGGCAGGAGTGCTGGACGATCGCGGAAACACTGAAAGGGAAATCTCTGCTGGCGAGTGGGCAGCAGAAGCAACTCGCTGCACGGCTTGATGAATGGGACTGGAAAGTTGGAGCTGGTCCGAAGCTGAAACAACTGCTCATGCGGGGCGTTGGAGTGCATCATGCAGGCATGCTTCCGAAGTACCGGCGACGTGTTGAAAAGCTCTTTCAAGAGAAGTTGTTGTCGGTCTGTCTGTGTACAGAAACACTCGCTGCGGGAATTAATCTTCCTGCGCGATCAGTTGTTCTCACCTCTTTGTTGAAGGGACCTCCCGGCAAGAAAAAGGTCGTCGATGCCAGTTCGGCTCATCAGATTTTCGGGCGGGCGGGTCGGCCTCAGTTTGATGATGCGGGTTACGTCTTTGCGATGGCTCACGAGGATGACGTCAAAATCGCCCGCTGGAAAGCGCAGTACGATCAGATCCCGGAGGACACCAAAGACCCGAATCTGATTCGGATGAAGAAGAAGCTCAAGAAGAAGATGCCGACGCGTCGGAAGAACGAGCAGTACTGGAATGAAGATCAGTTTCAGAGTGTGATTGCTGCTCCGCCAGCGAATCTTTCCAGTCGCGGTGACCTGCCGTGGAGACTGCTTGGATACCTGTTGAAGATCTCTCCGGAGGTCTCGCGGATTCGAAAGTTCGCTCACAAGCGATTGCTGCCGCCAAAGCAAAAAGAGAAGGTCGACTCGCGACTAACTCAGTTGCTGTCCACTCTGTATTCGGGTGGGTTTATCGATCTCGAACCGGAACCTCCTGAGCATGTCAAAAGAGTGTTTCGTGACTGGCCGATTCCCGAAATCTCGATCGAGACGACTGACAGTTTCGAAACTGCTGCTGAGGACGACGGCTTCGGCGCCGGACTTCTGGAGGACAAAGAGTCTGCCCCCGAATCAGAGTTGAATGAAGAGCAGAGTGCAGAAGCTGAGGTCGAACAAGCTGAAGATGAGTCAGAGACAGAGGCGTCAGTCGGAACGTTTGGAGCACTTCTCCAGGAAGCTCTCTCAACGAATTCGGAATCTGACGAGACTTCGAAAGAATCTGTCCCCAAAGTTGATCATCCATCACAAGCTGACGAGCGAAAAGACTATCTCCCAGTGGCGGCGACGCCGACCGATCGAATCGATCTACTTCTTTCGTTTCGAGGATGCCATCCGTTGTACGGAACTTTCTTGCTTGATCATCTCGGCATCGCAGACACAGCTGAGCGGATTCAGATTCTGGAGAGCCTGCTGGAAGTTCCCGGTTCGGTCGTTCCACTCGTTCGGGTCCCGCCACCGAGTGAGCTTCCTCCCGGGCCGCTCGCGCGATTTCGTATCGATAAAGAGCTGATCTCGCGAGGCTTGGCGACGCAGTCGGACCTCGATCCAGATTCTGCGGAACCGGAGCTTGATAACTTTGGTCGAGAGATTCGCAAGTACGCTCTTCCGCTGGGAGATAAGTTGCGACGACTCTTCGACTCCGACTACCCGGGAATTCAAGATCTCAGAACGCGAGCTGTCTGGATCGTTGGAGATCTATTGCATGATGGGGGCGACTTTCACAAGTACGTGACGAGTCGCGACCTGACAAAACAGGAAGGAGTCATTTTCCGGCACTTGCTGAGAATGATTCTTCTGTGCCAGGAGTTCACCCAAACCTGTCCTGTGGGAGCAGATCAGGATGAGTGGGTCGCTGAACTCGATTCGATCTCCGAACGACTCACAGAGACCTGTCGTGAAGTTGATCCGGAAAGCACGGACAAGGCTCTGGAGTCGATGAACGATCTTCCTGATGTTGTGCAAGGAAGCTCCACTTGA
- a CDS encoding SMP-30/gluconolactonase/LRE family protein has product MRASIYSAILAGLVCFASSSTCQAQSEAIIDRDSKVQKISGDFKFTEGPVWDRESTLYFSDIPNKTIHSWTADDGVQTLRVLDGSCNGLRIDSEGRILVCQPTGRAVIRITPNGDVETIASSYDDKTLNSPNDLWIDPQGGVYFTDPRYGNMDDLQQSGFHVYYIPADGSPIKRVIDDLVKPNGVIGTVDGKKLFVADPGAQKTYAYEITAPGVLGKRTLAADAGSDGLSVDSLGNLYVTGPSIRVFNTNAEEIASIPVPENAANMTFGGADGKTLFITARTGLYSVELKVTDGSDPFAKGTPSK; this is encoded by the coding sequence ATGCGCGCTTCCATTTACTCCGCCATCCTGGCGGGACTTGTCTGTTTTGCGTCATCAAGTACTTGCCAAGCCCAGTCCGAAGCGATCATCGATCGCGACTCGAAAGTTCAAAAGATTTCAGGTGACTTCAAGTTCACTGAAGGTCCAGTCTGGGACAGAGAATCCACTCTTTACTTCTCGGACATTCCCAACAAGACGATCCACTCTTGGACTGCCGACGACGGAGTGCAAACGCTCCGAGTCCTCGATGGAAGCTGCAACGGCCTACGAATTGACAGCGAAGGCAGAATTCTCGTTTGCCAACCAACAGGCCGCGCTGTCATCCGCATCACGCCGAACGGAGACGTTGAGACCATTGCGAGTTCGTACGATGACAAAACTTTGAACTCGCCGAACGACTTATGGATTGATCCGCAAGGAGGTGTCTATTTCACCGATCCTCGTTATGGAAACATGGACGACCTCCAACAAAGTGGGTTTCATGTCTACTACATCCCAGCAGATGGGTCACCGATCAAGAGAGTGATCGACGACCTCGTCAAACCGAACGGCGTGATTGGAACCGTCGATGGAAAGAAGCTATTTGTCGCAGACCCTGGCGCCCAAAAAACCTATGCCTACGAAATCACTGCTCCAGGCGTGCTTGGCAAGAGAACACTCGCTGCCGACGCCGGTTCCGACGGGCTCTCAGTCGATTCTCTTGGCAATCTCTACGTGACCGGTCCGTCCATTCGCGTCTTCAACACAAACGCTGAGGAAATCGCTTCCATCCCTGTTCCAGAAAACGCAGCCAACATGACCTTCGGAGGCGCCGATGGGAAGACGTTGTTCATCACCGCCCGAACAGGACTTTATTCCGTTGAATTAAAAGTCACCGACGGATCGGACCCGTTTGCGAAAGGCACTCCGTCGAAGTGA